A window of the Syntrophorhabdaceae bacterium genome harbors these coding sequences:
- a CDS encoding ABC transporter permease, giving the protein MPSKESIIEPPKKIIHIEWRELWAYRDLFLVLAWRDISVRYKQTLLGVLWVILQPVMTMAVFTFIFNRMAGIESGDGTPYPVFLYTGLLLWQYFSSTVNNSAQSMVANASLIQKVYFPRLIIPATSVTTAFVDLAVSSAILVLMMAYYGFMPQLVGVAIIPLLLLIVTFTALGVGLFLASLNVKYRDVRYALPFFINIGLYITPVIYPASMLDKYPVVKTLFLCLNPMAGVINGARAGLLGRSPIEWGALAVSLFVGIVYFLLGLLYFRRTESYFADIA; this is encoded by the coding sequence ATGCCGTCTAAAGAAAGCATCATTGAACCGCCTAAAAAGATCATTCATATCGAGTGGAGAGAATTGTGGGCCTATCGAGACCTGTTCCTGGTCCTGGCATGGCGTGATATCTCGGTACGATACAAGCAGACCTTGCTGGGAGTGCTTTGGGTGATACTCCAGCCGGTGATGACCATGGCGGTCTTTACCTTCATTTTTAACCGTATGGCCGGCATTGAGAGCGGTGACGGGACGCCGTATCCTGTTTTTCTTTATACCGGTCTTTTGCTCTGGCAGTATTTTTCATCCACCGTCAACAACTCTGCCCAATCCATGGTTGCAAACGCGAGCCTTATCCAGAAGGTCTATTTTCCGCGACTGATCATACCGGCCACGAGCGTTACGACGGCATTTGTCGATCTCGCGGTTTCATCTGCCATTCTCGTGCTGATGATGGCGTATTATGGTTTTATGCCGCAGCTGGTCGGGGTTGCGATCATTCCTCTCCTGTTATTGATCGTGACATTCACTGCCTTAGGCGTCGGGCTTTTTCTTGCTTCGTTGAACGTCAAGTACCGGGATGTGCGGTACGCGCTTCCATTTTTTATCAATATAGGCCTCTATATAACCCCCGTCATCTATCCCGCCTCCATGCTGGACAAATATCCTGTAGTAAAAACGCTTTTTCTTTGTCTCAACCCAATGGCGGGCGTCATCAACGGCGCACGGGCCGGATTGCTCGGAAGATCGCCTATCGAATGGGGCGCGCTTGCCGTGTCTCTCTTTGTCGGTATCGTCTACTTCCTGCTCGGACTCCTCTATTTCAGACGGACGGAATCTTATTTCGCCGATATCGCATGA